The following coding sequences are from one Rubinisphaera margarita window:
- a CDS encoding NAD(P)-dependent methylenetetrahydromethanopterin dehydrogenase — MKRILLHLDTDPQPSSFDAISAIDGGVEQLLSYGNVTPVNVVSLVQGAIFTRSPNDLQNTAIFIGGSDIDAAQTLLERVRETFFGPMRVSVMMDASGCNTTASAAVVCAGRHLKLSESSAAVFGGTGPVGRRVARILMSSGCRVKVVSRSLDRARAACAAIDSGSKLLQPVAMSSPEDLHTVAEGVDVVVAAGAAGVKFCSLKALQASSSVKVAIDLNAVPPLGIEGIESGDKAREVGRIVCYGALGVGGLKMRLHHHVIDQLFETNEQVFDAETTFAAAGNLR; from the coding sequence ATGAAGCGCATTCTTCTCCACCTCGATACCGATCCTCAGCCGAGCAGCTTTGACGCGATCTCTGCGATTGACGGAGGAGTCGAACAACTGCTTTCTTACGGCAACGTGACCCCGGTCAACGTCGTGTCGCTGGTTCAGGGAGCGATCTTCACTCGTTCCCCCAACGACCTGCAGAACACCGCCATCTTCATCGGGGGCAGCGATATCGATGCCGCTCAGACCCTGCTGGAACGTGTCCGCGAGACATTCTTCGGTCCGATGCGGGTTTCGGTGATGATGGATGCCAGCGGCTGCAATACGACCGCCTCCGCAGCTGTCGTGTGCGCCGGTCGCCATCTGAAACTGTCCGAGAGTTCGGCAGCCGTGTTTGGTGGAACTGGTCCGGTTGGCCGCCGTGTCGCCCGAATTCTGATGTCATCGGGTTGCCGAGTGAAAGTTGTCTCCCGTTCGCTGGATCGGGCTCGGGCAGCCTGTGCCGCCATCGACAGCGGCAGCAAGCTTCTCCAACCGGTGGCGATGAGTTCCCCGGAAGATCTCCACACAGTGGCCGAGGGAGTCGACGTCGTCGTGGCCGCCGGGGCTGCTGGAGTGAAGTTCTGTTCGCTCAAGGCTCTGCAGGCGTCTTCCAGTGTCAAAGTCGCCATCGACCTGAACGCCGTTCCACCTTTGGGGATCGAAGGGATCGAATCTGGCGACAAAGCCCGCGAAGTTGGGAGAATTGTCTGCTACGGTGCTCTGGGTGTGGGCGGTCTCAAGATGCGATTACACCATCATGTCATCGATCAGCTCTTTGAAACCAACGAGCAGGTCTTCGATGCCGAGACCACATTCGCCGCTGCTGGAAACTTGCGGTAA
- a CDS encoding nucleoside hydrolase: MSPEEMFEEELEPLTQSQVTSSSTPNRKTKVVIDADPGIGDALAILVAILDPQMDVLALTATAGMVTGSQANHNLQTIVNRIDPQKYPRLGCCDEQLPASISAIREVPCPLLLGETGLGDCPTSAVSLASPHVSAKVMAELVRTNPHEVTILTLGPLTNIVLACEIHPDFLQEVKTLVCLGGSINEGGDTTAAAEGNIYADPDSARYVLQTDCNKILVPLDVSHQLRLTFGELNRLPQDGKSHITEFINLLLPFALRSARRHLGQEGVSLPALAALTAVARPQLFTRKLMAVDVETTGELTRGMTVVDRRSLRQKNANVEVLTEIDRAAAFDYITGVLWSALENGDEP, translated from the coding sequence ATGAGTCCTGAGGAAATGTTCGAAGAGGAACTGGAGCCACTCACTCAATCCCAGGTGACCAGCTCGAGCACGCCGAACCGCAAGACCAAAGTTGTCATCGATGCCGATCCCGGGATCGGCGACGCCCTGGCGATTCTCGTCGCCATTCTCGACCCTCAGATGGACGTGCTCGCTCTCACGGCGACCGCCGGTATGGTGACAGGCTCCCAGGCCAACCATAATTTGCAGACGATCGTGAACCGGATCGATCCGCAGAAATATCCCCGCCTCGGCTGCTGCGACGAACAACTGCCTGCTTCGATCTCGGCGATCCGGGAAGTCCCCTGCCCACTGCTGCTCGGCGAAACCGGACTGGGCGACTGTCCCACCAGCGCCGTCAGCCTCGCCAGTCCTCATGTCTCGGCCAAGGTAATGGCGGAACTGGTTCGGACGAATCCGCACGAAGTGACGATCCTCACGCTCGGCCCGTTGACGAACATCGTGCTCGCCTGTGAGATTCACCCCGACTTCCTGCAGGAAGTGAAGACGCTTGTCTGTCTGGGGGGATCGATCAACGAAGGGGGCGACACCACCGCAGCTGCGGAAGGAAATATCTACGCCGATCCCGATTCGGCTCGATACGTTCTGCAAACGGACTGCAACAAGATCCTCGTCCCGCTCGATGTTTCTCATCAACTGCGGTTGACCTTTGGCGAACTGAACCGGTTGCCTCAGGATGGGAAGTCGCACATTACCGAGTTCATCAATCTGCTGCTGCCCTTTGCGCTGCGATCGGCACGGCGGCATCTGGGACAGGAAGGCGTCTCCCTGCCGGCACTGGCCGCGCTCACAGCCGTGGCTCGTCCGCAGCTGTTTACCCGCAAGTTGATGGCGGTCGATGTCGAAACGACCGGAGAACTGACCCGTGGCATGACCGTCGTCGACCGGCGCAGCCTCCGCCAGAAGAACGCGAACGTCGAAGTCCTGACCGAAATCGACCGCGCAGCCGCCTTCGACTACATCACCGGAGTCCTCTGGAGCGCCCTCGAAAACGGCGACGAACCCTAA
- the fae gene encoding formaldehyde-activating enzyme yields MGMRIGEALVGDGNEIAHIDLIIGEKDGPAGVAFANALAQQSAGHSNLLAVLEPNLAVKPSTVMITKVTIKGAKQAVQMFGPAQYAVAKAVADCVEAGTIPKDQAENLVIVCGVFIHWDAADDKKIYEYNYEATKLSIERAMKNEPSADEMVAKKDSAKHPFSGV; encoded by the coding sequence ATGGGAATGCGTATAGGCGAAGCACTTGTCGGAGATGGCAATGAGATTGCTCACATTGACCTGATTATCGGCGAAAAAGACGGCCCCGCAGGCGTTGCTTTCGCCAACGCCCTGGCTCAGCAGTCGGCCGGTCACAGCAATCTGCTGGCCGTGCTTGAACCAAACCTGGCCGTCAAACCTTCGACGGTCATGATCACCAAGGTCACCATCAAAGGGGCCAAGCAGGCTGTCCAGATGTTCGGTCCGGCTCAGTACGCTGTCGCCAAAGCCGTCGCTGATTGCGTCGAAGCAGGCACGATTCCCAAGGATCAGGCCGAAAACCTCGTCATCGTCTGCGGTGTCTTCATCCACTGGGATGCCGCCGATGACAAGAAAATCTACGAATACAACTACGAAGCGACCAAGCTGTCCATCGAACGCGCGATGAAGAACGAGCCTTCGGCCGACGAAATGGTCGCGAAGAAGGACTCGGCGAAGCATCCGTTCTCCGGCGTCTAA
- a CDS encoding leucine-rich repeat domain-containing protein: MTNTSSSSNIEQWLSLGAHCKQTDEGIQIDLARFDWNRGDVSLLPLPAEVFSWKLEGANSEKAETLLTRLKGNEQIQILALRDMHLSPSLCQRFLDFPKIVEFDFSGTNFSDQDLDRVTQLEHLSSLSLAETGVTDQGLMALKKLRGLKTLNLNKVGVTEAGLHHLEGLVSLRELSLGGSPLTGGALKWLQRLVLLEKLDLRHTHLTHHGLNALTFFRRLQTLKLGGNRIEDDGVLPLLQFARLESLELGGTPITDRAVEVISRLPRLRRLYVAGTAVGDQGLKLLSRVSSLVALDVRKSAVSAKGIEHFQDVRPHVNLKTDAGQQPESTVVRNIDRLELSGIQVKKNQVGEAIALKADETTAPAVHWFDALVTLRTLKNVELQDLHLDADQFRNIRNLHSLQALAIKRCSLPEESLSALTVLRNLAWLDLRDTSVTDAGVKSLVRIPSLTNLCLSRTAVTDGCLGHLKNALLLKDLVLKQCENITDAGLETLSQLDQLKHIDLRGTSITAAGAAQLAEKLPGCKVRGDD; this comes from the coding sequence GTGACAAATACATCTTCCTCTTCGAACATTGAACAATGGCTGTCTCTGGGCGCACACTGCAAACAGACCGACGAAGGCATTCAGATCGACCTCGCCCGATTCGACTGGAATCGTGGCGACGTGTCTCTGCTGCCGCTGCCGGCGGAGGTTTTTTCCTGGAAGCTCGAAGGAGCCAACAGTGAGAAAGCCGAAACGCTGCTCACCCGACTCAAAGGGAACGAGCAGATTCAGATTCTGGCTCTTCGGGATATGCATCTCTCGCCATCGCTCTGTCAGCGGTTTCTCGATTTTCCGAAGATTGTCGAGTTCGATTTTTCGGGCACCAATTTCTCGGATCAGGATCTCGATCGAGTGACTCAGCTCGAACATCTGAGTTCCTTAAGCCTCGCGGAAACCGGAGTGACCGATCAGGGACTGATGGCCCTCAAGAAGCTCCGCGGTCTGAAAACACTCAACCTGAACAAGGTCGGCGTGACCGAAGCGGGTCTGCATCATCTCGAAGGACTGGTCTCGCTGCGTGAATTGAGCCTGGGTGGCTCGCCGCTGACTGGCGGAGCCCTCAAATGGCTGCAGCGGCTCGTCCTGCTCGAAAAGCTCGATCTCCGGCATACGCATCTGACGCATCATGGCTTGAACGCTCTGACATTCTTTCGCCGCCTGCAAACCCTGAAACTGGGCGGCAATCGCATCGAAGACGACGGAGTCCTTCCGCTACTCCAGTTCGCCCGGCTCGAATCGCTGGAGCTGGGCGGGACCCCGATTACGGATCGAGCCGTCGAAGTGATCTCCCGGCTGCCACGACTGCGGCGGCTCTACGTGGCCGGCACGGCTGTCGGCGATCAAGGGTTGAAGCTGCTCTCCCGTGTCAGTTCGCTGGTCGCGCTGGATGTCCGCAAGTCAGCCGTCTCGGCGAAGGGGATCGAACACTTTCAGGATGTCCGACCGCACGTCAACCTGAAGACCGATGCCGGTCAGCAACCGGAAAGCACTGTGGTTCGCAATATCGATCGACTTGAGTTGAGCGGCATTCAGGTCAAGAAGAATCAGGTCGGCGAGGCGATCGCCCTGAAAGCGGACGAGACAACCGCGCCCGCCGTGCACTGGTTCGATGCTCTGGTCACGCTGCGGACGCTCAAAAATGTCGAACTTCAGGATCTCCATCTGGACGCCGATCAGTTCCGCAATATTCGCAACCTGCACTCCCTGCAGGCGCTGGCGATTAAACGTTGCAGCCTGCCGGAAGAATCGCTTTCCGCTCTTACGGTTCTTCGCAATCTTGCCTGGCTCGATCTGCGGGATACGTCGGTTACGGATGCCGGCGTGAAATCGCTCGTACGGATTCCCTCGTTGACCAACCTCTGTCTCTCACGAACAGCCGTGACCGATGGCTGCCTGGGACACCTGAAGAACGCGCTGCTGCTGAAGGATCTTGTGCTCAAGCAGTGTGAGAACATCACCGATGCCGGTCTCGAAACGCTGTCCCAGCTCGATCAGCTCAAGCACATCGATCTGCGGGGCACGAGCATCACCGCAGCCGGCGCGGCTCAACTGGCCGAAAAGCTGCCGGGCTGCAAAGTCCGCGGCGATGACTGA
- the aroB gene encoding 3-dehydroquinate synthase, translating to MVDQIPSSPDLTRQLVHVNLAERSYDIVVDADEVSALPPLIQDWLRSISYLKSDQPAALVITDTNVADLFGKKLHEALQEQGWNAELTIVPAGENSKSQATAGLIYDQLVSMRADRKTVVIAVGGGVIGDLGGFVAATYNRGLPFVQVPTTLLADVDSSVGGKVGINHAKGKNLIGAFHQPLGVWINTRALQTLPERDYRSGLAEVVKYGVILDEEFFAFLENNVEALNSRDAETLVKVITRSCRLKADVVEQDEYERSGLRAILNYGHTFAHAYEALCGYGELMHGEAVSIGMIDASRLAVKLGRIDESVTQRQLELLSQLGLPTKLPTPVSFSADEVLDRMKIDKKTEAGKLRFVLPSRLGHVEVVTGVPESDVRDVLRLS from the coding sequence ATGGTCGATCAGATCCCGTCCTCTCCCGATCTCACTCGACAGTTGGTACATGTGAATCTGGCCGAACGGTCATACGACATCGTTGTCGATGCCGATGAGGTGTCCGCTCTCCCGCCGCTGATTCAGGACTGGCTCCGCAGCATCTCCTATCTGAAGTCCGACCAGCCAGCCGCGCTGGTGATTACAGATACCAACGTCGCCGACCTGTTCGGAAAGAAGCTGCACGAAGCGCTTCAGGAGCAGGGATGGAATGCCGAGCTGACGATCGTTCCGGCCGGTGAGAACTCCAAGTCCCAGGCGACGGCCGGACTGATCTACGATCAGCTCGTCTCCATGCGGGCCGATCGCAAGACCGTGGTCATCGCGGTCGGCGGCGGTGTGATTGGCGACCTGGGCGGGTTTGTCGCCGCGACGTACAACCGGGGTCTGCCGTTCGTTCAGGTGCCGACGACTCTTCTGGCGGATGTCGACAGCTCGGTGGGCGGCAAGGTCGGGATCAACCACGCGAAGGGCAAGAACCTGATCGGGGCCTTCCATCAGCCGCTCGGCGTCTGGATCAATACCCGGGCCCTGCAAACGCTGCCGGAACGTGATTACCGTTCGGGGCTGGCCGAAGTTGTGAAGTACGGCGTGATCCTCGATGAGGAGTTCTTCGCCTTTCTCGAAAACAATGTCGAAGCCCTCAACAGTCGCGATGCCGAAACGCTGGTTAAAGTCATTACCCGCAGCTGCAGGCTCAAAGCCGATGTCGTGGAACAGGATGAATACGAGCGGTCCGGCCTGAGAGCGATTCTCAATTACGGTCATACTTTCGCCCACGCCTACGAAGCCCTTTGCGGCTATGGCGAACTGATGCATGGCGAAGCCGTCAGCATCGGCATGATCGACGCCTCTCGACTGGCCGTGAAGCTCGGCCGGATTGACGAGAGCGTGACGCAGCGGCAACTCGAGCTGCTCTCTCAGCTCGGTTTGCCCACGAAACTTCCGACGCCGGTTTCATTCTCGGCTGATGAAGTCCTCGATCGCATGAAGATCGACAAGAAAACGGAAGCGGGCAAACTGCGGTTTGTTCTTCCGAGTCGTTTGGGCCACGTGGAGGTGGTCACGGGAGTTCCGGAATCGGATGTCCGCGATGTGTTACGTCTGAGCTAG
- a CDS encoding BamA/OMP85 family outer membrane protein: protein MIIPSWSSKDLGHQGRPSSLVSGLLSRLQSALATLNHSTHNHFRPLGLLFLAGLALVGSGCASPWAIPVAVSDEPIQIRGQSPDDVDPAFGGAYSSRPQAPDDNPFQPVSTGSEPKLEVPETDDNGYLKEILQTSALPSSVMSETPNPVKPQNGEEVVDVQIEGTTTIPVAALAGYIKSRPGRPITEDQVREDVRSLYNTKWFFSITPVYRRTEAGLVLVYKVSERPILRSVTYVGNEKLKEKELAGITGLKPLHAFSVATNREAARRIHEHYKQKGYLFAEVELQEGGEPNDRAVIFAIKEGPKVRVATVQFTGNEDVSSEVLKLRLTTKKRILWTFGGQYDPTTISDDVMLLKKYYHNIGYFDVQIESDVQFSEDQSTVTVTYNVNEGPRYRIRNLSIEGNEIYSNEELLKDFDVATGQYFSARDLAEDVSEVQDKYGELGRLFAKVNTQTVFTKEPGVVDLKLSIDEDRVYRIGMIHVHLRGQHTHTKETVALNQMLVAPGELANPEKIRRSRARFAGAAIWEGGGPVAPEINIRPISDPSYLSKIETKPENVYRGSDDYFGQSPLATMNALPETSRTLHSATNPAQTVSATPQVPPNYTEFLPTSYHAEQAEPGRVQIDRMVPGSGHTLETETIPEVPSNRYLREQRIERETSMVPALYVPMDLERETVFFEPGEPFLAPMTTAGTTGKETPVVRGQNYDNYHDPPNLIYSQTPQGDLLGPQFQNPQLPPGYVDLDVYLSEARTGRFMVGAGVNSDSGVVGNIVLEEQNFDITRFPTSWRDVTDGYAFRGGGQQFRLEATPGSQVSRYLASWTDPYFLNTDYSLGVSGFYYERFFRDYDETRLGGRVNVGKLLTRELSVNAALRMEQVDIGDPRLAPGMAPSIDEILGSNFLGTGRFTMAYDTRDSSYMATEGFNVSSSVEQAFADFDFTKLDLNASEYFTVYQRPDGAGKHVVSLRGNVGWTTEDTPAFERFYAGGFQTFRGFEFRSVTPLEPDNIGTNGAAVGGFFQTLGTVEYMMPVTANEAVRVVAFSDFGTVDRAVSFEEFRVSVGAGLRITVPQMGPVPIALDWAFPVVKQETDIRQIFSFYIGLTR, encoded by the coding sequence ATGATCATACCCAGCTGGTCTTCGAAAGATCTCGGTCACCAGGGACGCCCCTCGTCTCTGGTCAGCGGACTCCTTTCCCGCCTGCAGTCCGCGCTCGCGACCTTGAATCATTCGACCCACAATCATTTCCGCCCCCTGGGCCTTCTGTTTCTGGCTGGTCTCGCACTGGTCGGGAGCGGCTGCGCGTCGCCCTGGGCGATTCCTGTCGCCGTTTCCGACGAGCCGATCCAGATTCGAGGTCAGTCTCCGGACGACGTGGATCCGGCCTTCGGCGGCGCATACTCCTCGAGGCCGCAGGCTCCGGACGATAATCCGTTCCAGCCGGTCTCCACCGGGTCCGAACCGAAACTCGAAGTCCCCGAAACCGATGACAACGGCTACCTGAAGGAAATCCTTCAGACGTCAGCATTGCCATCGAGCGTGATGTCGGAGACACCGAACCCAGTCAAACCGCAGAATGGCGAAGAAGTCGTCGACGTTCAGATCGAAGGAACGACCACGATTCCCGTCGCCGCGCTGGCTGGATACATCAAATCTCGACCCGGTCGACCGATTACCGAAGACCAGGTCCGTGAAGACGTCCGCTCTCTGTACAACACCAAATGGTTCTTCAGCATCACTCCGGTGTACCGTCGCACGGAAGCCGGACTCGTGCTCGTCTACAAAGTTTCGGAACGTCCGATTCTGCGAAGCGTGACCTATGTCGGGAATGAAAAGCTCAAAGAGAAAGAACTCGCCGGAATCACCGGCCTGAAGCCCCTTCATGCGTTCTCAGTCGCCACGAACCGCGAGGCGGCACGGCGAATTCATGAACACTATAAGCAGAAGGGCTATCTCTTCGCGGAAGTCGAACTTCAGGAAGGGGGCGAACCCAACGATCGCGCCGTCATTTTCGCGATCAAGGAAGGTCCAAAAGTCCGCGTCGCTACTGTTCAGTTCACCGGCAACGAAGATGTCAGCTCGGAAGTTCTCAAACTCCGATTGACCACCAAAAAACGCATCCTCTGGACGTTCGGCGGGCAATACGACCCCACGACGATTTCCGACGATGTGATGCTGCTCAAGAAGTACTACCACAACATTGGCTACTTCGATGTCCAGATCGAAAGCGACGTGCAGTTCTCTGAAGACCAGTCGACTGTTACGGTCACCTATAACGTGAATGAAGGTCCGCGATACCGGATTCGAAATCTCTCGATCGAAGGCAACGAGATCTACAGCAACGAAGAGCTGTTGAAAGATTTCGACGTCGCCACCGGACAGTATTTCAGTGCCCGCGATCTCGCCGAAGATGTCTCCGAGGTCCAGGACAAATACGGCGAACTCGGTCGACTCTTCGCCAAAGTCAACACGCAGACGGTTTTCACCAAGGAACCAGGCGTCGTCGATTTGAAGCTGAGCATCGATGAAGACCGCGTTTACCGAATCGGCATGATTCACGTCCACCTGCGTGGACAACATACGCATACCAAGGAAACCGTCGCTCTCAACCAGATGCTCGTCGCCCCCGGCGAGCTGGCGAATCCCGAAAAGATCCGTCGTTCACGGGCCCGCTTCGCTGGAGCCGCCATCTGGGAAGGCGGCGGACCGGTGGCCCCGGAAATCAACATCCGTCCGATCTCCGATCCGAGCTACCTCAGCAAGATCGAAACGAAACCGGAAAATGTCTATCGCGGCTCCGACGATTACTTCGGCCAGTCGCCGCTTGCAACAATGAATGCACTTCCGGAAACCTCCCGGACATTGCATTCCGCGACCAATCCCGCGCAAACGGTCTCGGCGACTCCCCAGGTGCCGCCCAATTACACGGAGTTTCTGCCGACCAGCTATCACGCCGAACAGGCCGAACCGGGTCGGGTTCAGATTGATCGCATGGTCCCGGGTTCGGGACACACGCTCGAGACGGAGACCATTCCCGAAGTTCCCTCGAATCGTTACCTGCGAGAGCAGCGGATCGAACGCGAGACCTCCATGGTGCCGGCTCTGTACGTGCCGATGGATCTGGAACGGGAAACCGTCTTCTTTGAACCGGGCGAACCGTTTCTGGCTCCCATGACCACAGCCGGAACGACCGGCAAAGAAACTCCGGTTGTTCGTGGACAGAACTACGACAACTACCACGATCCCCCGAATCTGATCTACAGCCAGACGCCTCAAGGTGACCTGCTCGGACCTCAATTCCAGAATCCTCAGCTGCCGCCGGGATATGTCGATCTCGATGTGTATCTCTCGGAAGCCCGCACCGGTCGTTTCATGGTCGGAGCCGGGGTGAACTCGGACTCCGGGGTGGTCGGTAATATCGTGCTCGAAGAACAGAACTTCGATATCACCCGCTTCCCAACCAGCTGGCGCGACGTGACTGATGGCTACGCCTTCCGCGGCGGCGGACAGCAGTTCCGACTCGAAGCCACTCCCGGTAGCCAGGTCAGCCGTTATCTGGCGAGCTGGACCGACCCGTACTTCCTGAACACCGACTACAGCCTCGGTGTGAGCGGCTTCTATTACGAACGCTTCTTCCGCGACTACGACGAAACCCGTCTCGGCGGTCGTGTGAATGTCGGGAAACTGCTCACTCGAGAACTGTCGGTCAACGCGGCTCTGCGAATGGAACAAGTCGATATTGGGGATCCCCGTCTCGCTCCGGGCATGGCTCCGTCGATCGATGAGATCCTCGGCTCCAACTTCCTGGGAACCGGCCGCTTCACCATGGCATACGATACCCGAGATTCGTCCTACATGGCGACCGAGGGCTTCAATGTGTCCTCAAGCGTCGAACAGGCCTTTGCTGACTTCGACTTCACGAAACTCGATCTCAACGCCAGTGAGTACTTCACGGTTTATCAGCGCCCAGACGGAGCCGGTAAGCATGTGGTCTCGCTGCGAGGAAACGTCGGCTGGACCACGGAAGACACACCAGCCTTCGAACGGTTCTATGCCGGGGGTTTCCAGACGTTCCGCGGTTTCGAGTTCCGTTCGGTCACGCCACTGGAGCCGGATAACATCGGCACCAACGGAGCCGCCGTCGGGGGCTTCTTCCAGACACTCGGCACGGTGGAGTACATGATGCCGGTGACCGCCAACGAAGCCGTCCGCGTCGTCGCCTTCTCCGACTTCGGTACTGTCGACCGAGCGGTCTCGTTCGAAGAATTCCGCGTGTCGGTCGGTGCCGGTCTGCGAATCACCGTGCCTCAAATGGGTCCGGTTCCGATCGCTCTCGACTGGGCCTTCCCGGTTGTGAAGCAGGAAACCGATATCCGCCAGATCTTCTCGTTCTACATCGGCCTGACTCGTTAG
- a CDS encoding ATP-grasp domain-containing protein → MESTADTESSAAMQVLISGYSGRAAAWSVVRAGFEPIVIDECQDLDLPAGSSPPPAATLGAFSEDIPFLPTGGWENRLDELSQLATIRPLWSPSPAAMQQARDPLPLQQRLGRAGFDALAIRTRDALWVPPGKELPREWIRKDQRSTGGMAVHRVHSCAPLVPGTNEFDQQYVEGPLLSAQFFSTGSVHKLLGITRILVGSPELPARPFAYVGNVSCSREESAAVEQRIQSIGDLLGKAFSLVGPWGIDFCRNASGLYVLELNPRYTAAMEVLELATGKSILQTCSDFQKKNVVRPLEGIVGKATVYAPLPFQLLPDWDWSDVGVVPYDCWEVPSCSDLARPGTQFSAGDPVCTVWQTADSVEQCLIALANRRSELLRALLQ, encoded by the coding sequence ATGGAATCCACGGCCGATACCGAGTCCTCTGCAGCGATGCAGGTTCTGATCTCCGGATATTCGGGCCGAGCGGCCGCCTGGTCGGTGGTACGCGCCGGATTCGAGCCAATCGTCATCGACGAATGTCAGGATCTCGATCTTCCGGCCGGTTCCAGCCCACCTCCCGCGGCGACACTCGGGGCTTTTTCCGAGGACATTCCTTTTCTCCCCACAGGCGGATGGGAAAACCGGCTGGATGAGCTGAGTCAACTGGCGACGATTCGACCGTTGTGGAGTCCTTCGCCCGCCGCCATGCAACAGGCCCGCGATCCGCTTCCGCTGCAGCAGCGTCTGGGCCGAGCCGGATTCGATGCTCTGGCTATCCGGACTCGGGACGCCCTGTGGGTTCCACCGGGAAAGGAACTCCCTCGAGAATGGATCCGGAAGGATCAACGTTCCACCGGAGGAATGGCAGTGCATCGAGTGCACAGCTGTGCTCCATTGGTGCCGGGAACGAACGAATTCGATCAGCAGTACGTGGAAGGGCCGCTTCTCTCGGCTCAGTTTTTCAGCACGGGATCGGTACACAAACTTCTGGGGATCACCCGTATCCTGGTCGGATCGCCGGAACTGCCGGCTCGTCCGTTCGCGTACGTCGGGAACGTCAGCTGTTCGCGTGAAGAGTCCGCAGCCGTAGAGCAACGGATTCAAAGCATCGGCGACCTGCTGGGAAAAGCGTTCTCGCTGGTCGGCCCGTGGGGAATCGATTTCTGCCGGAATGCGAGCGGTCTTTATGTTCTCGAACTTAACCCTCGTTACACCGCGGCGATGGAAGTCCTCGAACTGGCCACTGGCAAATCCATTCTCCAGACATGCAGCGACTTCCAGAAGAAGAACGTCGTCCGGCCGCTCGAAGGCATCGTGGGGAAAGCAACCGTTTACGCTCCCCTCCCCTTTCAACTTCTGCCCGACTGGGACTGGTCCGACGTCGGAGTCGTCCCGTATGACTGCTGGGAAGTGCCTTCCTGTTCCGATCTGGCTCGGCCGGGAACGCAATTCAGCGCAGGCGATCCAGTCTGTACGGTCTGGCAGACGGCTGATTCCGTTGAGCAGTGTCTCATCGCACTGGCGAACCGACGGAGCGAACTGCTGCGAGCTCTTCTCCAATGA